One Nicotiana sylvestris chromosome 12, ASM39365v2, whole genome shotgun sequence genomic window carries:
- the LOC138883528 gene encoding uncharacterized protein, which yields MRDVIQLLARLVVAQARRQEVGISHADKVISARGCDFINLDPLIFTRSDPNEDSLVFIDRMQRTLRVMKATTIESVELAYYRLQGVSVNWYESWELSRGEDALPIIWQVFTKAFLCHLLRRSRVDRFITLRQGNMSVREYNLQFDSLAKNAPTIIAKIWDSIHRSKMVRFQFLGEIVLEWKGNTASLRGLPPKQEIEFAIGILPDNQLIYIPPYRMAPAEMRELKEQLRDLLEKGFIRPSTSPWRAPMLFVRKKDGSLWMCIDYMQLNKDTTTSSLVTEVKERWYADPVLAYYRDTTPKKENTQYEITRDGVLRYQGQSCVPNMVGLRQTTYSREDYARLYIKEIVRLHGVPISIISYRGAQFAANFWRSFQKGLGTQCIEDPSRVILVDDVQVREQLTFEESPIAILDRQVRRLRTKDIASVKVL from the exons atgagagatgttattcagctaTTGGCTCGATTAGTGGTTGCACAGGCTCGGCGCCAGGAAGTAGGTATTAGTCATGCAGATAAGGTCATCAGTGCAAGGGGTTGTGatttcattaatttagaccctctgaTATTCACTAGATCAGATCCAAATGAGGACTCTctggtatttattgatagaatgcagaggactttgagggtaatgaaggccactacaattgagtcagttgagctagcttacTATAGACTTCAGGGTGTttcagttaattggtacgagtcttgggagttgtccagaggtgaggatgcccttCCAATAATATGGCAAGTGTTTACAAAGGCTTTTCTTTGTCATTTGCTTAGACGgtccagagttgataggttcataacccttcggcagggtaatatgagtgttcgggagtacaaccttcagtttgattctttggctaAGAATGCTCCCACTATTATAGCTAAGATTTGGGATTCGattcaccg ATCAAAGATGGTTCGCTTCCAGTTTCTAGGGGAGATAGTTctagagtggaaaggtaatactgCATCGCTgagag GCCTTCCGCCAAAGCAGGAgattgagtttgctattggtaTATTACCAGATAATCAGCTTATATATATTCCTCCTTATAGAATGGCACCTGCAGAGATGagagagttgaaagaacaacttagggatttgcttgaaaaaggctttatcagacccaGTACATCACCGTGGAGAGCACCTATGTtatttgtgagaaagaaagatggttccttgtggatgtgtattgattacatgCAGTTGAATAAG GACACGAcgacatcctctttagtaactgaagtgaaggaacgCTGGTATGCGGATCCTGTGCTAGCTTATTATAGAGATACAACCCCTAAAAAGGAGAATACACAATACGAGATTACAAGAGATGgagtcctcagatatcaaggTCAATCATGTGTTCCTAATATGGTAGGGTTGCGCCa GACTACGTATTCCagagaggattatgcaaggctttacattaaggagatagtacgacttcatggtgtccctatatctattatctcaTATAGAGGTGCTCAGTTTGCAGCTaatttctggaggtccttccaaaaaggattggggactcag TGTATCGAAGATCCTTCTAGAGTCATTCTAGTTGACGATGTTCAGGTCAGAGAGCAGCTAACATTTGAGGAATCTCCCATTGCTATACTAGATAGACAAGTTCGGAGATTGAGAACTAAGGACATAGCTTCGGTTAAAGTACTTTAG